TGCGCTGTCGCGCCGGTGCGCGCTTTTGCCACTGCCCCCGCGTCGACCCTTCTTGGAGGCGCCGGCACCGCCTCGCTTGCGCCCGGCAGTGGCCTTGCGCTGCTTGGTGCCGCGGGGTTTGTAATCGCGAGCCACGGCGCCTACATGCTCTGCGGCGCTTGCACGCCGAGCAGCTGCAGCCCGTTGGCGATCACCTGGCGGGCCGCGTGGCTCAAGGTGAGACGTGCGTTGCGCACGGCGGCATCCTCCACCAGCACTTTGTGCGCGTTGTAGTACGAGTGGAATTCGTTGGCAAGCTCGCGCAGGTAGTGCACGAGCAGTTGCGGTGCGCGTTTCTCCGCCGCCGAACGGAGGGTCTCGGGATAGCGCTCCAGCGTGCGCATGATGGCCTGCTCGGCGGGCTCTTGCAGGGCCTGCGTGTGCTTCAAGCCCTCCTCCACAGTGTAGGCGTAGCCCGCTTCTCTGGCTTTGCGTGCCATGCTGCAGACACGGGCGTGCGCGTACTGCAGGTAGTACACGGGATTCTCATTGGAGCGCTCGCGCGCCAAATCGAGGTCGAAATCGAGATGCTGATCGTTGCCGCGGCTGACGTAGAAGAACCGAGCGGCATCGTCACCTACCTCATCCCGTAGGTCACGCAGAGTCACGAACTGCCCACTGCGTGTGGACATTTGCTGCTTGACCTTGCCTCGATAGAGGGCCACGAACTGCACCAGCTGTACCTCCAGCGACTGGGGCGGCTCGCCCATTGCCTCGAGGCCGGCGCGTACCCGCGAGACGTAGCCGTGGTGGTCTGCGCCGAGCACGTCGAGGAGCAGGTCGTAGCCCCGTTCGCGCTTGTTCAGGTGATAGGCGATATCCGAGGCGAAGTAGGTGGTGACGCCGTTGTCGCGGCGAACCACGCGGTCCTTATCGTCGCCGTAAGCCGTAGCGCGGAACCAGAGTGCGCCCTCGCGCTCAACCACCTGGCCGCTGCCTTGGAGCTTCTCCAGCGCATGTTCGACGAGCTCCCCCTCCATCAGGCGCCTCTCGGAGAACCACTCGTCAAAGTGCACGCCGAACTTCCCTAAGTCGTCGCGGATGTCGCCGAGGATGTGATCTAGGGCCAGCGACAGCACGGCTTGGAAGGTGTCCGCGCCCAGCAGGGC
This DNA window, taken from Pseudomonadota bacterium, encodes the following:
- the argS gene encoding arginine--tRNA ligase, whose protein sequence is MKEHLAELLGASFDTLAADGTLDRDVIPKVIAIETTRDPKHGDFASNAALVVAKAASMQPRDLAQRLIDHLPESAAVTAAEIAGPGFINFRVSDDMFRQLLADILTEGERYACAAPNSSGQRVLLEYVSANPTGPLHVGHGRLAAYGATLGNLLQTQGHEVHREYYVNDAGRQMQILAASVWLRYLEQRGEALRFPANGYQGDYILTIASALGEAHGDALRHPASEVLGELPPDEADGGDKERYIDALIDRARALLGADTFQAVLSLALDHILGDIRDDLGKFGVHFDEWFSERRLMEGELVEHALEKLQGSGQVVEREGALWFRATAYGDDKDRVVRRDNGVTTYFASDIAYHLNKRERGYDLLLDVLGADHHGYVSRVRAGLEAMGEPPQSLEVQLVQFVALYRGKVKQQMSTRSGQFVTLRDLRDEVGDDAARFFYVSRGNDQHLDFDLDLARERSNENPVYYLQYAHARVCSMARKAREAGYAYTVEEGLKHTQALQEPAEQAIMRTLERYPETLRSAAEKRAPQLLVHYLRELANEFHSYYNAHKVLVEDAAVRNARLTLSHAARQVIANGLQLLGVQAPQSM